In Helicobacter mastomyrinus, a single genomic region encodes these proteins:
- a CDS encoding aromatic amino acid transport family protein — protein MRWNAFDTRWALSLFGTAVGAGILFLPIRAGTGGFYPVVIMTLLIFPMVWLSHRALSRFVNESQSPEHDITHAAEEYWGRGVSIFITLLYFFAIYPICLAYGVGITNTFASFFVNQLHLSSLYDEATMSLYPWARASLAFVLVSAMMAVMLLKEEQITKVCNVLVYPLCAVLFGFSLYLIPHWKLESLQEVPSFGEFIEVIWLTLPVLVFAFNHSPAISTFTLSVRREYTNSQEKANQILFRTALLLLVFVMFFVFSCILCLDSGDFAKAREANIPILSYFANQFNTPIIALGAPLVAFLAVVSSFFGHYFGALEGLNGIIRKGVKSSGREPHIPTIKACSTAFMYVSIIVVAYLNPSILGFIEDLGGPIIAAILFLMPIIAIWSVGKLKDYKNPLLDIFVFVMGVLTITSVVYKLFL, from the coding sequence ATGCGTTGGAATGCCTTTGATACTCGTTGGGCGCTTTCGCTCTTTGGCACGGCGGTGGGAGCGGGAATCTTATTTCTACCCATTCGTGCAGGGACAGGTGGATTTTACCCTGTGGTGATTATGACTCTTCTCATCTTTCCTATGGTGTGGCTTTCTCATCGAGCTTTGAGCCGATTCGTCAATGAATCTCAAAGCCCTGAGCACGACATCACACACGCTGCAGAGGAATATTGGGGGCGAGGTGTGAGTATTTTTATTACTCTTTTATACTTTTTTGCCATTTATCCCATTTGTCTTGCCTATGGCGTGGGAATTACAAACACCTTTGCGAGTTTTTTTGTTAATCAACTCCATTTAAGCAGCCTCTATGATGAAGCTACAATGAGCCTCTACCCTTGGGCACGTGCGAGTTTGGCATTTGTGCTTGTGAGTGCGATGATGGCAGTAATGCTGCTGAAAGAAGAGCAGATTACAAAAGTATGCAATGTCCTTGTATATCCGCTATGCGCGGTGCTTTTTGGCTTTTCACTCTATCTTATTCCGCATTGGAAGCTAGAATCTTTGCAGGAAGTCCCAAGTTTTGGTGAATTTATAGAAGTGATATGGCTTACCTTGCCCGTGCTTGTCTTTGCCTTTAATCACTCTCCGGCAATCTCTACTTTTACGCTCAGTGTGCGGAGGGAATACACAAACTCACAGGAAAAGGCAAATCAAATCCTCTTCCGCACAGCGCTTTTGCTATTAGTTTTTGTGATGTTTTTTGTGTTTTCTTGTATTTTATGTCTTGATTCAGGGGATTTTGCTAAGGCAAGGGAGGCAAATATCCCTATCCTCTCATATTTTGCTAATCAGTTTAACACGCCAATTATTGCCTTAGGCGCACCGCTTGTGGCTTTTCTAGCTGTTGTGAGTTCATTCTTTGGACATTATTTTGGGGCACTTGAGGGCTTGAATGGCATTATCCGCAAAGGCGTTAAAAGCAGCGGCAGAGAGCCACATATTCCCACGATTAAGGCTTGTAGCACAGCTTTTATGTATGTGAGCATTATCGTTGTGGCATATCTCAACCCAAGTATTTTGGGTTTTATCGAGGATTTGGGTGGTCCAATCATCGCTGCGATTTTGTTTTTAATGCCGATTATTGCCATTTGGAGTGTGGGGAAGCTCAAAGACTACAAAAACCCGCTTTTGGATATATTTGTGTTTGTAATGGGAGTTCTAACAATTACAAGTGTGGTATATAAGCTATTTCTTTAG